The nucleotide sequence CGTCCTTTGGAAGACATGATCAAAGCCGGCACCTTCCGTGAAGATCTGTTCTATCGTCTGAACGTGGTACCTATATTCCTGCCGGCTTTGGCTGAACGCAAAGACGACATGGAACACATGGTGAACATCTTTATCCGCAAGTTCAACCAGGCCCATGGCAAGCGCATCACTGGCATCGCGCCGGATGCCATGGCTGTTTTGAAAAAACACAGCTGGCCGGGAAACATCCGTGAACTTGAAAACGTGATTGAGCACGCTTTCGTGCTTGAGATGTCCAATGTGATCACGATCGCTTCTTTGCCGGAAGCTTTGTTGATCGCAACTGGCACAAATCTGATCGACGTTCCTCCTGTTCAGGAAACCGCTCAGAACGTGGCGGCTGCGGGCATCAGCTCAGCAGTTCAGGCTCACGCTTCTTTGGGTGATGACGAAGACAGCGATGTCGGCGGCATGGATCTGGACGAAGAAGATGGTGAGCTGATCGCTTACTCTGGTGAAAATCTGGATTTCAACGCCCAGAAAGAAGCTTTTGAGAAAGAATTTATCATCAAAGCTCTGAAGACTTTCCGCGGACGCATCAATCAGACAGCATTGCATGCGAATATTCCCAAGAAGACGCTTCTGCGCAAGATCGAAAAATACGGCATCATCGCCAAAGACTATTCGAACTAAAAAAAGGCCGGGACATCCCGGCCTTCTTCGTTAGCACACCGAACTTTCAAATCGCAAACGCGATGATAATGTGAATTCATATATTCGAGCTGAACGAAAAGCGGTTGCGCCAAATCAACCCGCCTCCTAGATCTAAAGATATTGGAGGTTCCTCGAATGGAAAACACATACAGACAACCTCAGTCAGTTCGCCACACTCTTAAGTTCCGACTGCTGCAGGTTAAATACATCACTGATATTTCCCCGCGTATGAAACGCATCACCCTGACTGGTGAAGATCTGGCGGATTTTTACAGCGCGTCCCCAGATGATCACGTCAAAGTCTTCTTCCCCAAGCCCGGGGAAAAAATGCCGGTGGTTCCTGAGGCCGGGCCGCAAGGACCGGTCTTCCCGGAAGGTGAAAAACCGATCATGCGTGATTACACACCACGCCGCTTTGACAATGCCGCCAAAGAACTGGATCTGGAATTCTTCCTGCACGAAGAAGGTCCCGCGGCGGACTGGGCCCGCACAGCCCAGGTCGGAAGCTATCTTGGTGTCGGTGGCCCCCGGGGTTCGACGGTGGTGCCTTATGACTTTGACTGGTACCTGCTGATTGGTGATGAATGTGCGATCC is from Bdellovibrio bacteriovorus str. Tiberius and encodes:
- a CDS encoding siderophore-interacting protein, which encodes MENTYRQPQSVRHTLKFRLLQVKYITDISPRMKRITLTGEDLADFYSASPDDHVKVFFPKPGEKMPVVPEAGPQGPVFPEGEKPIMRDYTPRRFDNAAKELDLEFFLHEEGPAADWARTAQVGSYLGVGGPRGSTVVPYDFDWYLLIGDECAIPSFARRLSELPANAEAVVIVEIGNESEKRDFESNARVTTHWVLRENNPPGTAVKLKETVLKATLPHGDYFCWIATELQTSKELKELVETVRGANSNWVKATGYWKKSETA